From Micromonospora echinospora, one genomic window encodes:
- a CDS encoding aminoacyl-tRNA deacylase, with protein sequence MTTPAFAALDALELPYRVIRHGPVRSLAEAAAARGVPVPDVVKTIVVRRGEDDYVFVLTPGDRVVSWPKLRALLGVNRLSMPDAETARAVTGYERGTITPFGATAGWPVVADERMRGRLVTLGAGAHGVAVAVDADAALLSLEATVADVTDPDPALPDS encoded by the coding sequence ATGACGACACCCGCGTTCGCCGCCCTGGACGCCCTGGAACTGCCGTACCGGGTCATCCGGCACGGCCCGGTCCGCAGCCTCGCCGAGGCCGCCGCCGCACGTGGCGTGCCGGTTCCCGACGTGGTCAAGACCATCGTGGTCCGGCGCGGCGAGGACGACTACGTCTTCGTGCTCACCCCGGGCGACCGGGTGGTCTCCTGGCCGAAGCTGCGGGCCCTGCTCGGAGTCAACCGGCTCTCCATGCCGGACGCGGAGACCGCGCGGGCGGTCACCGGCTACGAACGCGGGACCATCACCCCGTTCGGCGCGACCGCCGGGTGGCCGGTCGTCGCCGACGAGCGGATGCGCGGTCGTCTGGTCACGCTCGGGGCCGGCGCGCACGGGGTCGCCGTCGCGGTGGACGCCGACGCCGCCCTGCTCAGCCTGGAGGCCACCGTCGCCGACGTCACCGACCCCGACCCGGCGCTGCCCGACTCCTGA
- a CDS encoding DUF427 domain-containing protein, whose translation MPKAVWNDLVIAESDDTVVVEGNHYFPRAALRDDLVRESDTHTSCPWKGTASYLSLEHEGRTSADAVWYYPEPKPEAEMVRGRVAFWKDVTVVD comes from the coding sequence ATGCCGAAAGCCGTCTGGAACGATTTGGTGATCGCCGAGAGCGACGACACGGTGGTGGTCGAGGGCAACCACTACTTCCCCCGCGCCGCGCTCCGGGACGACCTGGTCCGGGAGTCCGACACCCACACGTCCTGCCCGTGGAAGGGCACCGCCTCCTACCTCAGCCTGGAGCACGAGGGCCGGACCAGTGCGGACGCCGTCTGGTACTACCCGGAGCCGAAGCCCGAGGCGGAGATGGTCCGCGGCCGGGTGGCGTTCTGGAAGGACGTCACGGTCGTCGACTGA
- a CDS encoding sigma 54-interacting transcriptional regulator: protein MTAPSPVSPVPPADLPGTLGELRAAGHQHRTVKQELRDNLLARMRTGGDRFPGIVGYDDTVLPEVERALLAGHDLVLLGERGQGKTRLIRSLAGLLDEWTPVIPGSVLNEHPMHPITPASRAAVAEAGDDLPIGWLHRSMRYGEKLATPDTSVGDLIGDVDPIKIAEGRSLGDPETIHFGLVPRTNRGIFAVNELPDLAERIQVALLNVLEERDIQVRGYQLRLPLDLLLVASANPEDYTNRGRIITPLKDRFGAEIRTHYPLDLDLELALIRQEAQLVAEVPEHVLEVLARFARTVRESPSVDQRSGVSARFAIAAAETVAAAALRRAGLLAASAPAPAPGSSEVPAGDPSSSKSGNRGPLLPTQPTQLPTEPVARVGDAVSVVSTLRGKVEFESGEDGREAEILAHLLRTATAETFRARMAGIDLSGFTALVADDAVIETGELVAATDLLAQVGTIPGLAKVLDRLGLGDAPTPEEAAAGIEFVLEGLHLTRRLGKDVTDDGRTRYGGRG, encoded by the coding sequence GTGACTGCCCCTTCCCCGGTATCTCCGGTCCCTCCGGCCGACCTGCCCGGCACGCTCGGCGAGCTGCGCGCGGCCGGACACCAGCACCGTACGGTCAAGCAGGAACTCCGTGACAACCTTCTCGCCCGGATGCGGACGGGCGGCGACCGCTTCCCCGGCATCGTCGGCTACGACGACACCGTGCTGCCCGAGGTCGAGCGGGCGCTCCTCGCCGGGCACGACCTGGTGCTGCTCGGTGAACGGGGCCAGGGCAAGACCCGGCTGATCCGGAGCCTCGCCGGGTTGCTCGACGAGTGGACGCCGGTGATCCCAGGCTCGGTGCTCAACGAGCACCCGATGCACCCGATCACCCCGGCCTCCCGGGCGGCCGTCGCCGAGGCCGGCGACGACCTGCCGATCGGCTGGCTGCACCGCTCGATGCGGTACGGCGAGAAGCTCGCCACCCCGGACACCAGCGTCGGCGACCTGATCGGCGACGTCGACCCGATCAAGATCGCCGAGGGGCGTTCGCTCGGCGACCCGGAGACCATTCACTTCGGGCTGGTGCCCCGGACGAACCGGGGCATCTTCGCCGTCAACGAGCTGCCTGACCTGGCCGAACGGATCCAGGTGGCGCTGCTCAACGTGCTGGAGGAACGGGACATCCAGGTTCGCGGTTACCAGTTGCGGCTGCCGCTGGATCTGCTCCTGGTGGCCAGCGCCAACCCGGAGGACTACACCAACCGGGGCCGGATCATCACCCCGCTGAAGGACCGGTTCGGCGCGGAGATCCGCACCCACTACCCGCTGGACCTGGACCTGGAGCTGGCCCTGATCCGGCAGGAGGCGCAACTCGTCGCCGAGGTGCCGGAGCACGTGCTGGAGGTGCTGGCCCGGTTCGCCCGTACGGTGCGGGAATCGCCCTCGGTCGACCAGCGTTCCGGGGTCTCCGCCCGGTTCGCCATCGCCGCCGCCGAGACGGTGGCCGCCGCCGCCCTGCGCCGCGCCGGCCTGCTCGCCGCCTCCGCACCGGCACCCGCACCCGGCTCCTCCGAGGTGCCTGCAGGGGACCCCTCCTCATCAAAAAGCGGTAACAGGGGGCCCCTGCTACCAACCCAGCCAACCCAGCTACCAACCGAGCCGGTGGCGCGCGTCGGTGACGCGGTGTCGGTGGTGAGCACGCTGCGGGGCAAGGTGGAGTTCGAGAGCGGCGAGGACGGCCGGGAGGCGGAGATCCTCGCCCACCTGCTGCGGACCGCCACCGCCGAGACGTTCCGCGCCCGGATGGCCGGGATCGACCTGTCCGGGTTCACCGCGCTGGTCGCCGACGACGCCGTGATCGAGACCGGTGAGCTGGTCGCCGCGACCGATCTGCTGGCCCAGGTGGGCACCATCCCGGGGCTGGCCAAGGTGCTGGATCGGCTCGGCCTGGGCGACGCGCCCACCCCGGAGGAGGCCGCCGCCGGGATCGAGTTCGTGTTGGAGGGGCTGCACCTGACCCGCCGGCTCGGCAAGGACGTCACCGACGACGGCCGGACCCGCTACGGCGGGCGGGGCTGA
- a CDS encoding GNAT family N-acetyltransferase: protein MNDPVVTRYATLADLEHIVDIHTRARLAYYQAGGLTADAVQDPTVREAQREGWTEAIESPDKRVLCATLGDDVVGAAAMGPPLTSAPDTTRAGQLYQIHVVPGRWGHGIGSVLHAAFLDYLVETDLSLGLIEVWERNTRALAFYTRHGWKPDGGSRPGPDDSRFLFLRLAPVRSLR, encoded by the coding sequence ATGAACGATCCAGTCGTCACCCGGTACGCCACGCTCGCCGACCTGGAGCACATCGTCGACATCCACACCCGGGCCCGGCTCGCGTACTACCAGGCCGGCGGATTGACAGCCGACGCCGTCCAGGATCCGACGGTACGGGAGGCGCAGCGGGAAGGCTGGACCGAGGCGATCGAGTCGCCCGACAAGCGGGTGCTCTGCGCCACGCTCGGCGACGACGTCGTCGGCGCGGCCGCGATGGGACCGCCGCTGACGTCCGCCCCGGACACCACCCGGGCCGGTCAGCTCTACCAGATCCACGTCGTCCCCGGCCGCTGGGGACACGGCATCGGCAGCGTCCTGCACGCCGCTTTCCTCGACTACCTGGTGGAGACCGACCTGTCCCTCGGTCTCATCGAGGTCTGGGAACGCAACACCCGCGCCCTGGCCTTCTACACCCGGCACGGCTGGAAACCGGACGGCGGATCCCGCCCCGGCCCGGACGACTCCCGGTTCCTCTTCCTCCGACTCGCCCCGGTACGGAGCCTTCGGTAG
- a CDS encoding aldo/keto reductase, whose product MRYVPVDTPKPISKIGLGTWQFGSKEWGYGPEYEQRAAQIVRRALDLGVTLFDTAEVYGFGRSERILGAALGDDRPKAVVASKVLPVLPIAPVVQQRAVASAARLGVHHIDLYQVHQANPVVGDHTTMRGMRALQDVGLVGEVGVSNYSLRRWQFAEIALGRRVLSNQVRYSLVDRGPESDLLPYAERTGRIVMAYSPLAQGFLSGRYDAANPPAGAVRRANPYFLPENLERGAALIGTLREVADAHDATPSQIALAYLLHHPNVVAIPGASSVEQMERNAAAAEIDLTDGEYDALLTAARRFQPVTGLAALPRLLRARTTR is encoded by the coding sequence ATGCGCTACGTTCCGGTGGACACCCCCAAGCCCATCTCCAAGATCGGCCTCGGTACCTGGCAGTTCGGCTCGAAGGAGTGGGGCTACGGCCCGGAGTACGAGCAGCGGGCCGCCCAGATCGTCCGCCGGGCGCTGGACCTCGGGGTCACCCTCTTCGATACCGCCGAGGTGTACGGCTTCGGCCGCAGCGAACGGATCCTCGGCGCGGCGCTCGGCGACGACCGGCCGAAGGCCGTGGTGGCCAGCAAGGTCCTTCCGGTGCTCCCGATCGCCCCGGTGGTGCAGCAGCGGGCGGTCGCCTCGGCGGCCCGGCTCGGCGTGCACCACATCGACCTCTACCAGGTCCACCAGGCCAACCCGGTGGTCGGCGACCACACCACGATGCGCGGCATGCGCGCGTTGCAGGACGTCGGCCTGGTCGGCGAGGTGGGGGTCAGCAACTACAGCCTCCGCCGGTGGCAGTTCGCCGAGATCGCCCTCGGCCGGCGGGTGCTGAGCAACCAGGTCCGCTACAGCCTCGTCGACCGGGGCCCGGAGAGCGACCTGCTGCCGTACGCCGAGCGGACCGGCCGGATCGTGATGGCCTACAGCCCGCTCGCCCAGGGCTTCCTCTCCGGCCGGTACGACGCGGCGAACCCGCCCGCCGGAGCGGTCCGCAGGGCGAACCCGTACTTCCTGCCGGAGAACCTGGAACGGGGCGCCGCGCTCATCGGCACGCTGCGCGAGGTGGCCGACGCGCACGATGCCACGCCCAGCCAGATCGCCCTCGCCTACCTGCTGCACCACCCGAACGTGGTGGCCATCCCCGGCGCGTCCAGCGTCGAGCAGATGGAACGCAACGCCGCCGCCGCCGAGATCGACCTCACCGACGGCGAGTACGACGCCCTGCTCACCGCCGCCCGTCGCTTCCAGCCGGTCACCGGCCTGGCCGCCCTGCCCCGCCTCCTCCGCGCCCGCACCACCCGCTGA
- a CDS encoding right-handed parallel beta-helix repeat-containing protein, translating to MMRTTRGRLVRPTVALLVAVAVAVSGPVDPAAAAIPHVPPPAATPPPAPPDPTSTPASVPVTPVADAWVDSMDPATNHGTGSLKVDGLPVAVAYLRFDAQGVDPEPSALLRFHVETSSSTGVEVRAVGDEPWQETTLTYHDAPPLGAVVGSSGPVSAGTWVSVDVSALVTGDGPVTVALTSANDTGVRITSREGTAKPELLVPAPPNPSPYRVTRTGAVTYEAVSQVTGHSYRGSLKSVVESAVSQLDGRGGGTIAFGPGTFDLGGEFFKLVRIDDITFAGAGMDLTLIRNHSTASADTEPFNTKGAVRMVVRDLTVSAGGAPRSTSDALDFDDGVDVLVERVRVTAARGRGIVFDGKNQGWSSTGNTVRDCVVTGATSDGIELLASSRNTVTGCAISHVGGHGIQINRASADADQPNKTSDRNLVTGNVVDQAGQDGINVDGGTANQIMNNRVTNSADDTAGRDGIRLTSPTGVGCAENVVAGNLATDDQAVRTQRFGLHIATSRCVATVVGPGNDFTGNLSGGIRDVGTDTVYQ from the coding sequence ATGATGCGGACGACACGTGGCCGGCTGGTCCGGCCGACGGTGGCGCTGCTGGTGGCGGTCGCCGTGGCGGTCTCCGGACCCGTCGACCCGGCAGCCGCCGCGATACCCCACGTCCCACCTCCGGCGGCCACCCCGCCCCCGGCTCCCCCCGACCCGACGTCGACCCCGGCCAGCGTGCCGGTCACGCCCGTGGCCGACGCCTGGGTGGACAGCATGGACCCGGCGACCAACCACGGCACCGGCAGCCTGAAGGTGGACGGCCTGCCCGTCGCGGTGGCGTACCTCCGCTTCGACGCGCAGGGGGTCGACCCCGAACCCTCCGCGCTGCTCCGCTTCCACGTCGAGACGTCCAGCAGCACCGGCGTGGAGGTCCGCGCGGTCGGCGACGAGCCGTGGCAGGAGACGACCCTGACGTACCACGACGCGCCGCCGCTCGGGGCCGTGGTCGGCAGCAGCGGCCCGGTCTCCGCCGGCACCTGGGTCTCGGTGGACGTCTCGGCGCTGGTCACCGGCGACGGACCCGTCACGGTGGCACTGACCAGCGCCAACGACACCGGCGTACGGATCACCAGCCGGGAGGGGACGGCGAAGCCGGAACTGCTCGTGCCGGCGCCGCCCAACCCGTCGCCGTACCGGGTCACCCGGACCGGGGCGGTCACCTACGAGGCCGTCTCCCAGGTCACCGGGCACAGCTACCGGGGCAGCCTCAAGTCGGTGGTGGAGAGCGCGGTCAGCCAGCTCGACGGTCGGGGCGGCGGCACGATCGCCTTCGGCCCCGGCACGTTCGACCTCGGCGGGGAGTTCTTCAAGCTCGTCCGGATCGACGACATCACCTTCGCCGGGGCGGGCATGGACCTGACCCTCATCCGGAACCACAGCACCGCCAGCGCCGACACCGAGCCCTTCAACACCAAGGGAGCGGTCCGGATGGTCGTCCGGGACCTCACCGTCTCCGCCGGCGGCGCACCCCGGTCCACCAGCGACGCCCTCGACTTCGACGACGGGGTGGACGTCCTGGTCGAGCGGGTCCGGGTGACCGCCGCCCGGGGCCGGGGCATCGTCTTCGACGGCAAGAACCAGGGCTGGAGCTCCACCGGGAACACCGTGCGGGACTGCGTGGTCACCGGCGCCACCAGCGACGGGATCGAACTGCTCGCGTCGAGCCGGAACACGGTCACCGGCTGCGCCATCAGCCACGTCGGCGGGCACGGGATCCAGATCAACCGCGCCTCCGCGGACGCCGACCAGCCGAACAAGACCTCCGACCGGAACCTGGTGACCGGCAACGTCGTCGACCAGGCCGGCCAGGACGGGATCAACGTCGACGGGGGCACCGCCAACCAGATCATGAACAACCGGGTCACCAACAGCGCCGACGACACGGCCGGTCGGGACGGCATCCGGCTGACCAGCCCCACCGGGGTCGGCTGCGCCGAGAACGTCGTCGCCGGCAACCTCGCCACCGACGACCAGGCGGTCCGGACCCAGCGCTTCGGGCTGCACATCGCCACCAGCCGGTGCGTCGCCACCGTGGTCGGACCGGGCAACGACTTCACCGGCAACCTCTCCGGCGGCATCCGCGACGTCGGCACCGACACCGTCTACCAGTGA
- a CDS encoding endo-1,3-alpha-glucanase family glycosylhydrolase: MTRPIRRLLLLLAVVAALLTLTPAAAAADGPASRRPGVLRMQTVPPLAGVQVTVDGTTVRSDSHGRIAVRVRNFLGLEDRIKVAAAAVSPDRRVVFDRFRGSPDAGVRRVVEVGLRTVRRVSWSFVERLGTPVPVERITTMRLRSSTGEIHELSGADLSRPRWIAESRTQQGPLGLASKQLYYVVDSVVVDGTSVVNRAAQRFVPWDRQEWVIELLFFKVTFSAADMIFSRQAGDGVVLTRADGRVERLGFAADGTVLVPDLPRGTYEVKVAGGGVSFGRPVSISRDQQVVLSVISPLDLSLVVLGVLAVALGLILVGRPHLFRLLVRPRRPFWLRLPRRRRTAAPGADTPDAPVPAPAASGSTPEQPVPVPAAPAARPSVANGVAAGAAARGARRTDGRRGAAVAVAALLALLAPLPVADRPASAGVPARTAPAGTPDTALPWAAVPPSVAAAAPNPPASSAPVPVLAYYYIWFNPTSWNRAKTDYPLLGRYSSDDTEILRRHVRMAKAAGIDGFLVSWKHTPQLDARLAALVDVARRENFKLGIVYQGLDFARDPLPLATVRADLGHFADRYATEPVFDIFDRPVVVWTGSEKFTAEQIDDTVGEARRRLLVLGNAKNVDTVADTRGVLDGQAYYWSSGDPVEEKTDRKLAAMSEAVKRTGGLWIAPVAPGFDARMIGGRRDVDRRDGDTLRASFAAARRSAPDALGVISWNEFSENTHIEPSERYGETYLGVLADLLGRAVDHDVLLESHATTDEKPWGLPAWAALLSTVAVAAVPPLWLVHRRRRARSAVTPPTQRGAAPQVDPVDL, translated from the coding sequence ATGACCCGGCCGATCCGTCGCCTGCTCCTGCTGCTGGCCGTGGTGGCGGCCCTGCTGACGCTCACCCCGGCCGCCGCCGCGGCCGACGGTCCCGCCTCCCGCCGGCCGGGCGTCCTGCGCATGCAGACCGTGCCGCCGCTGGCCGGCGTGCAGGTCACCGTCGACGGCACCACCGTGCGTTCCGACAGCCACGGGCGGATCGCCGTGCGGGTGCGGAACTTCCTCGGCCTGGAAGACCGGATCAAGGTCGCCGCGGCGGCGGTCAGCCCCGACCGGCGGGTCGTCTTCGACCGTTTCCGGGGCAGCCCGGACGCCGGGGTGCGCCGGGTCGTCGAGGTCGGGCTGCGCACCGTCCGCCGGGTCTCGTGGAGCTTCGTCGAGCGGCTGGGCACCCCGGTCCCGGTGGAGCGGATCACCACGATGCGGCTGCGGAGCAGCACCGGGGAGATCCACGAGCTCAGCGGGGCGGACCTGAGCCGACCCCGCTGGATCGCCGAGAGCCGCACCCAACAGGGCCCGCTCGGGCTGGCGTCGAAGCAGCTCTACTACGTGGTGGACAGCGTCGTGGTGGACGGCACGTCGGTGGTCAACCGGGCCGCGCAGCGGTTCGTGCCGTGGGACCGGCAGGAGTGGGTCATCGAGCTGCTGTTCTTCAAGGTCACGTTCAGCGCGGCGGACATGATCTTCAGCCGGCAGGCCGGGGACGGCGTGGTGCTGACCCGGGCGGACGGCCGGGTCGAACGCCTCGGGTTCGCCGCCGACGGCACGGTACTCGTCCCCGACCTGCCCCGGGGCACCTACGAGGTGAAGGTCGCCGGTGGCGGCGTCTCCTTCGGACGCCCGGTCAGCATCAGCCGCGACCAGCAGGTGGTGCTCAGCGTGATCAGCCCGCTCGACCTGAGCCTGGTGGTCCTCGGCGTGCTGGCCGTGGCGCTCGGCCTGATCCTGGTCGGCCGACCGCACCTGTTCCGGCTGCTCGTCCGGCCGCGTCGCCCGTTCTGGCTCCGGCTTCCCCGTCGCCGACGTACGGCGGCCCCCGGCGCGGACACGCCCGACGCGCCGGTCCCCGCCCCGGCAGCTTCCGGTTCCACGCCCGAGCAGCCGGTCCCCGTCCCGGCGGCACCGGCGGCCCGTCCGTCGGTGGCGAACGGCGTGGCAGCCGGGGCAGCGGCGCGCGGGGCCCGGCGGACCGACGGCCGTCGCGGCGCGGCCGTCGCGGTCGCGGCGTTGCTGGCGCTGCTGGCCCCACTGCCGGTCGCCGACCGGCCGGCCTCCGCCGGCGTCCCGGCGCGGACGGCTCCCGCCGGGACGCCGGACACCGCGCTCCCGTGGGCCGCCGTCCCACCTTCGGTGGCCGCCGCCGCCCCGAACCCTCCGGCGTCGTCCGCCCCGGTGCCGGTGCTCGCCTACTACTACATCTGGTTCAACCCGACCTCCTGGAACCGGGCCAAGACCGACTACCCGCTGCTCGGGCGGTACTCCAGCGACGACACCGAGATCCTGCGCCGGCACGTCCGGATGGCCAAGGCCGCCGGCATCGACGGGTTCCTCGTCTCCTGGAAGCACACCCCGCAGCTCGACGCCCGCCTCGCCGCGCTGGTCGACGTCGCCCGGCGGGAGAACTTCAAGCTCGGCATCGTCTACCAGGGGCTCGACTTCGCCCGTGACCCGCTGCCGCTGGCGACGGTCCGCGCCGACCTGGGGCACTTCGCCGACCGGTACGCCACCGAGCCGGTGTTCGACATCTTCGACCGGCCGGTGGTGGTCTGGACGGGCAGCGAGAAGTTCACCGCCGAGCAGATCGACGACACGGTCGGGGAGGCCCGCCGTCGCCTGCTCGTGCTCGGCAACGCCAAGAACGTCGACACCGTGGCCGACACCCGGGGCGTGCTGGACGGTCAGGCCTACTACTGGTCCTCCGGCGACCCCGTCGAGGAGAAGACCGACCGGAAGCTGGCCGCCATGTCGGAGGCGGTCAAGCGCACCGGCGGACTCTGGATCGCCCCGGTCGCGCCCGGCTTCGACGCCCGCATGATCGGCGGCCGGCGGGACGTGGACCGGCGCGACGGCGACACGCTGCGCGCCTCGTTCGCCGCCGCCCGTCGCTCCGCGCCGGACGCCCTCGGGGTGATCAGCTGGAACGAGTTCAGCGAGAACACCCACATCGAGCCGAGTGAGCGGTACGGCGAGACGTACCTGGGGGTCCTCGCCGACCTGCTCGGCCGCGCCGTCGACCACGACGTGCTGTTGGAGAGCCACGCCACCACCGACGAGAAGCCGTGGGGGCTGCCCGCCTGGGCGGCGCTGCTCTCCACCGTCGCGGTGGCGGCCGTACCGCCCCTCTGGCTGGTGCACCGCCGACGCCGGGCCCGGTCCGCGGTCACCCCACCGACCCAGCGGGGCGCCGCCCCGCAGGTGGATCCAGTGGACCTCTGA
- a CDS encoding alkaline phosphatase family protein, producing the protein MTDPIRSRARRGCLRRPLGAALALLLAAAAPIAAAPAAAQPAGAPAGAAPARPAVAAPPGQPATSTPIRHFVYLMQENHTFDNYFGTRPGVDGIPEDVCMPVKRGQPEPCVKPFHIGDRGAIDLDHSAEAFRTQYNGGKMDGFVEGVSKQGKDGTMAMAYYDDREMPYYWNVADEYVIFDRFFSSSNSGSIRNHMFRVTGGPGAYGEAETIPATGWGDIPTIFDRLEAAGISWKFYVQNYDPTITFRTRTAEEEIDRGAQVIWVPLLAYARYIDDPNLSSKIVDLDEYYEDAAKGDLPAVAFVAPAGNSEHPPGNIRAGQTLVRSLLTQLMRSPAWDSSAFFWSYDDWGGWYDHVTPPQVDKYGYGFRVPALMVSPYARRGHVESTTLDFASVLKFIQANWGLAPLADRDRKAANFLGAFDFESPPRPAVLLDAERNPPAVHRPRPEPVYASYAVAVALVGALVAAAALRGRRSR; encoded by the coding sequence ATGACCGACCCCATCCGTTCCCGGGCCCGCCGTGGCTGTCTCCGCCGGCCCCTCGGCGCGGCACTCGCCCTCCTGCTCGCCGCCGCCGCGCCGATCGCCGCCGCGCCGGCCGCCGCCCAGCCCGCCGGCGCTCCCGCCGGGGCCGCTCCGGCCCGGCCGGCGGTGGCCGCCCCGCCCGGCCAGCCCGCGACCAGCACGCCGATCCGGCACTTCGTCTACCTCATGCAGGAGAACCACACCTTCGACAACTACTTCGGCACCCGGCCCGGGGTGGACGGCATTCCGGAGGACGTCTGCATGCCGGTCAAGCGGGGCCAGCCCGAGCCCTGCGTCAAGCCGTTCCACATCGGTGACCGGGGCGCGATCGACCTGGACCACTCGGCCGAGGCGTTCCGCACCCAGTACAACGGCGGGAAGATGGACGGCTTCGTCGAGGGGGTGAGCAAGCAGGGCAAGGACGGCACCATGGCGATGGCCTACTACGACGACCGGGAGATGCCCTACTACTGGAACGTCGCCGACGAGTACGTCATCTTCGACCGTTTCTTCAGCTCGTCGAACTCGGGCAGCATCCGCAACCACATGTTCCGGGTCACCGGGGGGCCCGGCGCGTACGGCGAGGCGGAGACCATCCCGGCGACCGGGTGGGGGGACATCCCCACCATCTTCGACCGGCTGGAGGCCGCCGGGATCTCCTGGAAGTTCTACGTGCAGAACTACGACCCGACGATCACCTTCCGGACCCGTACCGCCGAGGAGGAGATCGACCGGGGTGCGCAGGTGATCTGGGTGCCGCTGCTGGCGTACGCCCGCTACATCGACGACCCGAACCTGTCCAGCAAGATCGTCGACCTGGACGAGTACTACGAGGACGCCGCGAAGGGCGACCTGCCGGCGGTGGCGTTCGTTGCCCCGGCCGGCAACAGCGAACACCCACCGGGCAACATCCGGGCCGGGCAGACCCTGGTCCGCTCGCTGCTGACCCAGCTCATGCGCTCCCCGGCGTGGGACTCCTCGGCGTTCTTCTGGTCGTACGACGACTGGGGCGGCTGGTACGACCACGTCACCCCGCCGCAGGTCGACAAGTACGGCTACGGCTTCCGGGTGCCCGCCCTGATGGTCAGCCCGTACGCCCGTCGGGGCCACGTCGAGTCCACCACCCTCGACTTCGCCTCGGTGCTCAAGTTCATCCAGGCCAACTGGGGGCTGGCGCCCCTGGCCGACCGGGACCGGAAAGCGGCGAACTTCCTCGGCGCGTTCGACTTCGAGTCGCCACCCCGCCCGGCGGTGCTGCTCGACGCGGAACGGAACCCGCCAGCGGTCCACCGGCCCCGGCCGGAACCGGTCTACGCCTCGTACGCCGTCGCGGTGGCCCTGGTCGGGGCGCTGGTCGCCGCAGCGGCGCTGCGGGGACGGAGGTCACGATGA